The Carassius carassius chromosome 31, fCarCar2.1, whole genome shotgun sequence genome includes a region encoding these proteins:
- the LOC132111271 gene encoding zona pellucida sperm-binding protein 3-like — protein sequence MGFLQGVLVLVVIVAFDLKSALGSLKHRQSPSSTKPQSAPASRGPALSSQGFLNPFQKASQFPSLDSRKFAQDPLGLQEKQLLQGPVKPLDWKFPIVPEVQRELTANFQLRQPVTPSSVAVQCSESRVHVEVKKDMFSNGQLIQPSGLSMGGCPVVGEDSASGVLIFEYELQDCNSVLMMTGDELVYTFALTYTPVAFAGTPITRTEGAVVGIQCHYQRLHNVSSNALRPTWVPYASMEVAEDVFVFSMNLMMDDWVNQRPSNVYYLGDIINIEASVKVYNHVPLRVFVDRCVATQVPDVTSVPRYSFIENHGCLVDAKATASSSHFLPRTQEDKIRFQLEAFMFQGGSSPSIYITCTVKATLASAPSDALHKSCSFSNGWLAADGNHQVCACCDSTCGPDGGSDAPIGGVQWEGKASLGPVMVQGRQKTLAGLQ from the exons ATGGGCTTCTTGCAAGGTGTGTTAGTGTTGGTTGTGATTGTGGCTTTTGATCTGAAGAGTGCATTGGGAAGTTTGAAACACCGCCAAAGTCCAAGCAGCACAAAGCCGCAATCAGCTCCAGCTTCCAGAGGTCCTGCTCTTTCTTCTCAAGGGTTCTTGAATCCTTTCCAAAAGGCTTCTCAGTTTCCGAGTCTTGACTCCAGAAAATTTGCGCAGGAccctcttggtcttcaggagaagcagcTGTTGCAGGGTCCAGTAAAGCCTTTGGACTGGAAGTTTCCCATCGTTCCAGAGGTGCAACGTGAGTTGACGGCAAACTTTCAGTTGAGGCAACCTGTGACTCCCAGTAGTGTGGCTGTGCAATGCAGTGAGAGCCGGGTTCATGTGGAGGTGAAGAAGGATATGTTCAGTAATGGTCaactgatccagccatctggttTGTCTATGGGAGGCTGTCCTGTTGTTGGTGAGGACTCTGCCTCTGGGGTGCTCATCTTTGAATATGAACTACAGGACTGCAATAGTGTGCTGATG ATGACTGGGGATGAGCTCGTCTACACCTTTGCTCTTACCTACACCCCTGTGGCATTTGCTGGCACGCCAATTACCCGTACTGAGGGTGCAGTTGTTGGCATTCAATGCCACTATCAAAG GCTCCATAATGTGAGCAGTAATGCTTTGAGGCCAACTTGGGTTCCTTATGCTTCAATGGAGGTTGCCGAGGACGTCTTTGTGTTCTCCATGAACCTCATGATGG ATGACTGGGTCAATCAGAGGCCTTCAAATGTGTACTACTTGGGTGACATTATTAATATTGAGGCATCTGTGAAGGTGTACAACCACGTCCCcctgcgtgtgtttgtggaccgctgtgtggccacccaagtTCCTGATGTGACTTCTGTTCCAAGATATTCCttcattgagaatcatgg GTGCCTTGTGGATGCCAAGGCTACGGCTTCCAGCTCCCACTTCTTGCCTCGAACCCAGGAAGACaaaatccggttccagctggaggcTTTCATGTTCCAGGGaggatccagtccttct atctacataACGTGTACTgtgaaggccactcttgcttctgcacccAGTGACGCtctccacaaatcctgttccttttCCAATGG gtggcttgctgctgatgggaaccaCCAGGTTTGTGCTTGCTGTGACTCCACATGTGGTCCTGATGGGGGAAGTGATGCTCCTATTGGGG GTGTTCAGTGGGAAGGCAAGGCCTCACTCGGTCCTGTGATGGTTCAAGGGCGACAGAAGACTCTAGCTGGACTTCAATAA
- the LOC132111269 gene encoding zona pellucida sperm-binding protein 3-like, which yields MGFLQGVLVLVVIVAFDLKSALGSLKHRQSPSSTKPQSAPASRGPALSSQGFLNPFQKASQFPSLDSRKFAQDPLGLQEKQLLQGPVKPLDWKFPIVPEVQRELAANFQLRQPVTPRSVAVQCSESRVHVEVKKDLFSNGQLIQPSGLSMGGCPVVGEDSASGVLIFEYELQDCNSVLMMTGDELVYTFALTYTPVAFAGTPITRTEGAVVGIQCHYQRLHNVSSNALRPTWVPYASMEVAEDVLVFSMNLMMDDWVNQRPSNVYYLGDIINIEASVKVYNHVPLRVFVDRCVATQVPDVTSVPRYSFIENHGCLVDAKATASSSHFLPRTQEDKIRFQLEAFMFQGGSSPSIYITCTVKATLASAPSDALHKSCSFSNGWLAADGNHQVCACCDSTCGPDGGSDAPIGGVQWEGKASLGPVMVQGRQKTLAGLQ from the exons ATGGGCTTCTTGCAAGGTGTGTTAGTGTTGGTTGTGATTGTGGCTTTTGATCTGAAGAGTGCATTGGGAAGTTTGAAACACCGCCAAAGTCCAAGCAGCACAAAGCCGCAATCAGCTCCAGCTTCCAGAGGTCCTGCTCTTTCTTCTCAAGGGTTCTTGAATCCTTTCCAAAAGGCTTCTCAGTTTCCGAGTCTTGACTCCAGAAAATTTGCGCAGGAccctcttggtcttcaggagaagcagcTGTTGCAGGGTCCAGTCAAGCCTTTGGACTGGAAGTTTCCCATCGTTCCAGAGGTGCAACGTGAGTTGGCGGCAAACTTTCAGTTGAGGCAACCTGTGACTCCCAGAAGTGTGGCTGTGCAATGCAGTGAGAGCCGGGTTCATGTGGAGGTGAAGAAGGATCTGTTCAGTAATGGTCaactgatccagccatctggttTGTCTATGGGAGGCTGTCCTGTTGTTGGTGAGGACTCTGCCTCTGGGGTGCTCATCTTTGAATATGAACTACAGGACTGCAATAGTGTGCTGATG ATGACTGGGGATGAGCTCGTCTACACCTTTGCTCTTACCTACACCCCTGTGGCATTTGCTGGCACGCCAATTACCCGTACTGAGGGTGCAGTTGTTGGCATTCAATGCCACTATCAAAG GCTCCATAATGTGAGCAGTAATGCTTTGAGGCCAACTTGGGTTCCTTATGCTTCAATGGAGGTTGCCGAGGACGTCTTGGTGTTCTCCATGAACCTCATGATGG ATGACTGGGTCAATCAGAGGCCTTCAAATGTGTACTACTTGGGTGACATTATTAATATTGAGGCATCTGTGAAGGTGTACAACCACGTCCCcctgcgtgtgtttgtggaccgctgtgtggccacccaagtTCCTGATGTGACTTCTGTTCCGAGATATTCCttcattgagaatcatgg GTGCCTTGTGGATGCCAAGGCTACGGCTTCCAGCTCCCACTTCTTGCCTCGAACCCAGGAAGACaaaatccggttccagctggaggcTTTCATGTTCCAGGGaggatccagtccttct atctacataACGTGTACTgtgaaggccactcttgcttctgcacccAGTGACGCtctccacaaatcctgttccttttCCAATGG gtggcttgctgctgatgggaaccaCCAGGTTTGTGCTTGCTGTGACTCCACATGTGGTCCTGATGGGGGAAGTGATGCTCCTATTGGGG GTGTTCAGTGGGAAGGCAAGGCCTCACTCGGTCCTGTGATGGTTCAAGGGCGACAGAAGACTCTAGCTGGACTTCAATAA
- the LOC132111268 gene encoding zona pellucida sperm-binding protein 3-like isoform X2: MDFLQGVLVLVVIVAFDLKSAWGSLKHRQSPSSTKPQSAPASRGPGLSSQGFLNPFQKASQFPSLDSRKFAQDPLGLQEKQLLQGPVKPLDWKFPIVPEVQRELAANFQLRQPVTPSSVAVQCSESRVHVEVKKDMFSNGQLIQPSGLSMGGCPVVGEDSASGVLIFEYELHDCNSVLMMTGDELVYTFALTYTPVAFAGTPITRTEGAVVGIQCHYQRLHNVSSNALRPTWVPYASMEVAEDVLVFSMNLMMEDWVYQRPSNVYYLGDIINIEASVKVYNHIPLRVFVDRCVATQVPDVTSVPRYSFIENHGCLVDAKATASSSHFLPRTQEDKIRFQLETFMFQGGSSPSIYITCTVKATLASAPSDALHKSCSFSNGWLAADGNHQVCACCDSTCGPDGGSDAPIGGVQWEGKASLGPVMVQGRQKTLGGL; the protein is encoded by the exons ATGGACTTCTTGCAAGGTGTGTTAGTGTTGGTTGTGATTGTGGCTTTTGACCTGAAGAGTGCATGGGGAAGTTTGAAACACCGCCAAAGTCCAAGCAGCACAAAGCCGCAATCAGCTCCAGCTTCCAGAGGTCCTGGTCTTTCTTCTCAAGGGTTCTTGAATCCTTTCCAAAAGGCTTCTCAGTTTCCGAGTCTTGACTCCAGAAAATTTGCGCAAGAccctcttggtcttcaggagaagcagcTGTTGCAGGGTCCAGTCAAGCCTTTGGACTGGAAGTTTCCCATCGTTCCAGAGGTGCAACGTGAGTTGGCGGCGAACTTCCAGTTGAGGCAACCTGTGACTCCCAGTAGTGTGGCTGTGCAATGCAGTGAGAGCCGGGTTCATGTGGAGGTGAAGAAAGATATGTTCAGCAACGGTCAgctgatccagccatctggttTGTCTATGGGAGGCTGTCCTGTTGTTGGTGAGGACTCTGCCTCTGGGGTGCTCATCTTTGAATATGAACTACACGACTGCAATAGTGTGCTGATG ATGACTGGGGATGAGCTCGTCTACACCTTTGCTCTTACCTACACCCCTGTGGCATTTGCTGGCACGCCAATTACCCGTACTGAGGGTGCAGTTGTTGGCATTCAATGCCACTATCAAAG GCTCCATAATGTGAGCAGTAATGCTTTGAGGCCAACTTGGGTTCCTTATGCTTCAATGGAGGTTGCCGAGGACGTCTTGGTGTTCTCCATGAACCTCATGATGG AAGACTGGGTCTATCAGAGGCCTTCAAATGTTTACTACTTGGGTGACATTATTAATATTGAGGCATCTGTGAAGGTGTACAACCACATCCCcctgcgtgtgtttgtggaccgctgtgtggccacccaagtTCCTGATGTGACTTCTGTTCCGAGATATTCCttcattgagaatcatgg GTGCCTTGTGGATGCCAAGGCTACGGCTTCCAGCTCCCACTTCTTGCCTCGAACCCAGGAAGACAAGATCCGGTTCCAGCTGGAGACTTTCATGTTCCAGGGaggatccagtccttct atctacataACGTGTACTgtgaaggccactcttgcttctgcacccAGTGACGCtctccacaaatcctgttccttttCCAATGG gtggcttgctgctgatgggaaccaCCAGGTTTGTGCTTGCTGTGACTCAACATGTGGTCCTGATGGGGGAAGTGATGCTCCTATTGGGG
- the LOC132111268 gene encoding zona pellucida sperm-binding protein 3-like isoform X1: MDFLQGVLVLVVIVAFDLKSAWGSLKHRQSPSSTKPQSAPASRGPGLSSQGFLNPFQKASQFPSLDSRKFAQDPLGLQEKQLLQGPVKPLDWKFPIVPEVQRELAANFQLRQPVTPSSVAVQCSESRVHVEVKKDMFSNGQLIQPSGLSMGGCPVVGEDSASGVLIFEYELHDCNSVLMMTGDELVYTFALTYTPVAFAGTPITRTEGAVVGIQCHYQRLHNVSSNALRPTWVPYASMEVAEDVLVFSMNLMMEDWVYQRPSNVYYLGDIINIEASVKVYNHIPLRVFVDRCVATQVPDVTSVPRYSFIENHGCLVDAKATASSSHFLPRTQEDKIRFQLETFMFQGGSSPSIYITCTVKATLASAPSDALHKSCSFSNGWLAADGNHQVCACCDSTCGPDGGSDAPIGGVQWEGKASLGPVMVQGRQKTLAGLQ; this comes from the exons ATGGACTTCTTGCAAGGTGTGTTAGTGTTGGTTGTGATTGTGGCTTTTGACCTGAAGAGTGCATGGGGAAGTTTGAAACACCGCCAAAGTCCAAGCAGCACAAAGCCGCAATCAGCTCCAGCTTCCAGAGGTCCTGGTCTTTCTTCTCAAGGGTTCTTGAATCCTTTCCAAAAGGCTTCTCAGTTTCCGAGTCTTGACTCCAGAAAATTTGCGCAAGAccctcttggtcttcaggagaagcagcTGTTGCAGGGTCCAGTCAAGCCTTTGGACTGGAAGTTTCCCATCGTTCCAGAGGTGCAACGTGAGTTGGCGGCGAACTTCCAGTTGAGGCAACCTGTGACTCCCAGTAGTGTGGCTGTGCAATGCAGTGAGAGCCGGGTTCATGTGGAGGTGAAGAAAGATATGTTCAGCAACGGTCAgctgatccagccatctggttTGTCTATGGGAGGCTGTCCTGTTGTTGGTGAGGACTCTGCCTCTGGGGTGCTCATCTTTGAATATGAACTACACGACTGCAATAGTGTGCTGATG ATGACTGGGGATGAGCTCGTCTACACCTTTGCTCTTACCTACACCCCTGTGGCATTTGCTGGCACGCCAATTACCCGTACTGAGGGTGCAGTTGTTGGCATTCAATGCCACTATCAAAG GCTCCATAATGTGAGCAGTAATGCTTTGAGGCCAACTTGGGTTCCTTATGCTTCAATGGAGGTTGCCGAGGACGTCTTGGTGTTCTCCATGAACCTCATGATGG AAGACTGGGTCTATCAGAGGCCTTCAAATGTTTACTACTTGGGTGACATTATTAATATTGAGGCATCTGTGAAGGTGTACAACCACATCCCcctgcgtgtgtttgtggaccgctgtgtggccacccaagtTCCTGATGTGACTTCTGTTCCGAGATATTCCttcattgagaatcatgg GTGCCTTGTGGATGCCAAGGCTACGGCTTCCAGCTCCCACTTCTTGCCTCGAACCCAGGAAGACAAGATCCGGTTCCAGCTGGAGACTTTCATGTTCCAGGGaggatccagtccttct atctacataACGTGTACTgtgaaggccactcttgcttctgcacccAGTGACGCtctccacaaatcctgttccttttCCAATGG gtggcttgctgctgatgggaaccaCCAGGTTTGTGCTTGCTGTGACTCAACATGTGGTCCTGATGGGGGAAGTGATGCTCCTATTGGGG GTGTTCAGTGGGAAGGCAAGGCCTCACTCGGTCCTGTAATGGTTCAAGGGCGACAGAAGACTCTAGCTGGACTTCAATAA